A portion of the Fulvia fulva chromosome 1, complete sequence genome contains these proteins:
- a CDS encoding Lysine N-methyltransferase, translating to MAESNSEEAFDLFQEPDDFYQKEKPPTQVQHETLNGDTLTLRLVGQNPLWGHLLWQAGRTIANYLEEHKSEVVQNKTVLELGAGAGLPSLICGINGAKAVVVTDYPDAELIENLRLNVEGCASLPKASKVRAAGYLWGADTAELQNLVPEMVQEGGFDLLILADLLFNHSEHTKLLQSIQRTLKKAPDALALVFFTPYRPWLLEKDLAFFALAKEGGFVVEKILEHVMDKVMFDEDPGDELLRRTVFGYRLTWA from the exons ATGGCAGAGTCTAATAGTGAGGAGGCATTCGACCTCTTCCAGGAGCCAGATGACTTCTATCAAAAGGAAAAGCCGCCTACACAGGTACAGCATGAGACGCTGAATGGTGATACACTCACGTTGCGCTTAGTCGGCCAAAATCCTCTCTGG GGACATCTACTATGGCAAGCAGGCCGCACTATTGCCAACTACCTGGAAGAGCACAAATCAGAAGTCGTTCAGAACAAGACTGTGCTTGAGTTGGGAGCTGGCGCTGGTCTCCCCAGCCTTATATGTGGTATCAATGGCGCCAAGGCAGTGGTCGTGACAGACTATCCCGATGCTGAACTCATTGAGAACCTTCGTCTCAACGTCGAAGGATGTGCCTCGTTGCCTAAGGCGTCAAAAGTGCGTGCTGCTGGCTATCTCTGGGGCGCAGACACAGCCGAGCTGCAGAATCTCGTGCCTGAGATGGTGCAGGAGGGCGGCTTTGATCTTCTGATACTGGCAGATCTGCTTTTCAACCACTCTGAACACACCAAGCTCTTACAAAGCATACAGCGGACGCTGAAGAAGGCCCCCGATGCACTAGCGTTAGTATTCTTCACGCCATATCGGCCTTGGTTGCTGGAGAAAGATCTGGCATTCTTCGCACTGGCCAAGGAGGGAGGCTTCGTGGTTGAGAAGATACTGGAGCATGTGATGGACAAAGTCATGTTCGACGAAGATCCTGGG GACGAGCTTCTGCGAAGAACCGTTTTCGGATATCGTCTGACATGGGCCTGA
- a CDS encoding Cytochrome b-c1 complex subunit 8 — translation MRASQILRGGGGEKRPGQYLGPWGALGSMPQKGIVHYGLAQNRQNPLAGTASAAVFNTFRRTRGQILYWAVPLLIGYQTMQWAIERNEYLNSKAGRAEFGDEV, via the exons ATGCGCGCATCACAAATCCTCcgcggcggcggcggcgagAAGAGACCAGGACA ATACTTGGGCCCATGGGGTGCTCTAG GCTCCATGCCACAAAAGGGAATCGTACACTACGGCCTTGCGCAGAACCGACAGAACCCACTTGCAGGCACTGCTTCCGCCGCCGTTTTCAACACCTTCCGCCGCACCCGTGGCCAGATTTTGTATTGGGCAGTGCCCCTTCTCATCGGATACCAGACCATGCAGTGGGCGATAGAGAG GAACGAGTATTTGAACTCAAAGGCTGGTCGCGCAGAGTTCGGCGACGAGGTTTAA
- a CDS encoding Prohibitin-1, with product MANALNNIYRWAIPTAAAFSLASASIYDVKGGTRAVIFDRLRGVSDQVVNEGTHFLVPWLQKAVTFDVRTKPRNISTTTGSKDLQMVSLTLRVLHRPEVQQLPKIYQNLGQDYDERVLPSIGNEVLKAIVAQFDAAELITQREAVSNRIRADLLKRANEFNIALEDVSITHMTFGREFTKAVEDKQIAQQDAERARFIVEKAEQERQASVIRAEGESEAAEVISKAVAKSGDGLIQIRRIETQKDVAQMLSNNPNVTYLPGGGSEGGNGGGKGSFLLGLRS from the exons ATGGCAAACGCGCTCAACAACATATACCGATGGGCGATTCCGACCGCGGCTGCCTTCTCGCTGGCCTCCGCGTCCATCTACGATGTGAAGGGTGGCACTCGAGCGGTCATCTTCGATCGACTACGAGGAGTGTCTGACCAGGTCGTCAACGAAGGCACACACTTCCTGGTCCCATGGCTGCAGAAGGCCGTCACATTCGACGTACGAACCAAGCCCAGGAACATCAGCACAACCACTGGCAGCAAGGACCTCCAGATGGTTAGCTTGACACTGCGTGTGCTGCACCGACCTGAAGTGCAACAACTTCCCAAGATCTACCAG AATCTCGGACAAGACTACGATGAGCGTGTACTACCTTCCATCGGAAACGAAGTCTTGAAAGCCATCGTGGCACAATTCGATGCCGCCGAACTCATCACACAGCGCGAGGCCGTCTCTAACCGCATCCGCGCCGACCTCCTGAAGCGAGCGAACGAGTTCAACATTGCCCTGGAGGACGTTAGCATCACACACATGACATTCGGCCGCGAGTTCACCAAGGCTGTTGAGGACAAGCAGATTGCACAGCAAGACGCAGAGCGAGCACGCTTCATCGTTGAGAAGGCCGAACAGGAGAGACAAGCAAGCGTTATCCGTGCAGAGGGAGAATCAGAGGCCGCAGAAGTCATCTCCAAGGCTGTCGCTAAGAGTGGTGATGGTCTCATCCAGATCCGAAGAATCGAAACACAGAAGGATGTTGCACAGATGCTATCGAACAACCCGAACGTGACGTATCTACCGGGTGGAGGTAGTGAAGGTGGCAATGGTGGCGGCAAGGGTAGCTTTCTCCTGGGTCTGAGGTCGTAA
- a CDS encoding Oxidoreductase phnG — protein MPEIRNIVFLGTSYAGLGAAHYFLKHIHPTLPKDEKVTYRVVLVDPSTKFYLRHASPRALASEALMPNKHIFLPTENGFKQYGDTVTFVQGKAVSWDTESRGVTIRKANGKEEVLLYHALILATGTKTPSPLYSLQGTPHTDIEAALAEIRGNLATAKHIVIAGGGPAGVESAGELGELLNGRAGWFASRPSHPQAQITLYTNSDKLLPVLRPSIGKQAEVFLKQVGVDVQYNTKISSSQPLSNGQTSVMLHNGEEVVTDIYIPAMGLSPMTEYVPKHLLDPQGYVKTNDQTLRVNAAGPRVYAVGDVGTYSRNSIIDIMDSIPVLETNLKRDLLAAHVDYNAKPSGPDRLFKAGPAETQIVPVGRSKGVGALFGWRLPSWFVWLLKSRNFMVTEAGVHDRLMGNDWAKEKAWNGK, from the coding sequence ATGCCCGAGATACGCAATATCGTGTTCCTTGGGACCAGTTATGCCGGCCTAGGGGCGGCACATTACTTCCTCAAGCACATTCACCCAACGCTCCCCAAGGACGAGAAGGTGACATACAGAGTCGTGCTGGTCGACCCATCCACAAAGTTTTATCTTCGACACGCATCGCCTCGAGCATTGGCAAGTGAAGCACTCATGCCGAACAAGCACATCTTCCTACCAACCGAGAATGGTTTCAAGCAATACGGCGACACTGTGACGTTTGTCCAGGGAAAGGCTGTCTCATGGGACACAGAGTCGCGAGGCGTCACCATCCGAAAAGCCAATGGTAAAGAGGAAGTCTTGCTCTATCATGCTCTGATCCTGGCAACTGGCACCAAGACACCGAGCCCCCTCTACTCTCTGCAGGGCACGCCCCACACCGACATCGAGGCTGCTCTTGCTGAGATCCGTGGCAACCTTGCGACTGCGAAGCACATTGTCATCGCAGGTGGTGGTCCAGCGGGTGTCGAATCAGCGGGCGAACTTGGAGAGCTCCTCAACGGCAGAGCTGGATGGTTCGCTTCAAGACCATCCCATCCACAGGCGCAAATCACACTCTACACCAACTCCGACAAACTTCTACCAGTTCTCAGACCCAGCATCGGCAAACAAGCTGAGGTCTTCCTAAAACAAGTCGGCGTCGACGTGCAGTACAACACAAAGATCTCATCGAGCCAGCCTCTTTCGAACGGTCAAACCAGCGTCATGCTCCACAACGGCGAAGAAGTCGTTACGGACATCTACATCCCAGCAATGGGCCTCTCTCCAATGACTGAATACGTACCCAAGCACCTTCTCGATCCCCAAGGCTACGTCAAGACCAACGATCAAACTCTTCGCGTCAATGCCGCTGGCCCAAGAGTCTACGCTGTTGGTGACGTTGGCACTTACTCTCGCAACAGTATCATCGATATCATGGACAGTATACCAGTTCTCGAGACGAATCTCAAGCGTGATCTGCTCGCTGCACATGTGGATTACAACGCGAAACCATCGGGTCCAGATAGACTGTTCAAAGCAGGACCGGCGGAGACACAGATTGTACCTGTGGGCAGATCCAAGGGCGTGGGTGCCTTGTTTGGATGGAGACTACCGAGTTGGTTCGTGTGGTTGCTGAAATCGAGGAACTTCATGGTCACGGAGGCGGGTGTGCATGATAGGCTGATGGGGAACGATTGGGCGAAGGAGAAGGCTTGGAACGGAAAATGA
- a CDS encoding Putative purine permease, with protein sequence MDNKEGTVARSAPASSDEYIPPEEAKTGTWRLVWEEFKHTCTTRDGLIGDYDYAYLFTPNIWPFNKKYKDHVPPFWYPDGKIPLLLILILGIQHALTMISGIVTPVLAISRGAFYLDTKTVEYLVSAAFITSGIGTLIQITRTRIRGTPFYIGAGILSVIGPTFDIIPITMKYTAPLYARGICPTSESGTKLPCPDAYGKLIGTILVCVWMQFLVSFIPLKKIFPPMVTGNLLLVLGIYLVTTAGESWGGGASCLDGAGIYRLCPNVNAPKPLLWGDPKFIGIGFSVFVTIILIEIVGSPLMKSASIIFGLAVGSAITGALGYWSISTINQAPAVTFLWTSTFKLGVDGTLVLPLMILFICEAMVCMPSIAATSEASGVDTEGIKANTRIQGGILCDATGSLIAALGFTIPMVSHAGNNGVIVVTSNASRRAGYCASVIIILMGVFGKFGGVFAAMPSVVLGGMQTFLYATIAISGMRILASIPWTRRNRFILSASFGLGLLDIVTPEWFSQVLAYSGPNVQLMGFLEGVNLIVETPFILTMLVAVLLNLIMPRDKRDSLPIAAPLSGESISSSEGAAPKREE encoded by the exons ATGGATAACAAGGAAGGGACAGTCGCGCGGTCCGCGCCTGCCTCATCAGATGAGTATATACCGCCAGAAGAAGCCAAGACAGGCACATGGAGACTCGTATGGGAGGAGTTCAAGCATACCTGCACCACTCGAGACGGCCTCATTGGAGACTATGACTACGCATATCTCTTCACACCCAACATCTGGCCATTCAACAAGAAGTACAAAGACCATGTGCCCCCGTTTTGGTATCCCGACGGCAAGATCCCGCTCTTGCTCATCTTGATCCTGGGCATTCAGCATGCTCTGACGATGATATCCGGAATCGTCACACCAGTGCTGGCGATATCAAGAGGCGCGTTCTATCTCGACACCAAGACCGTCGAGTACCTTGTCTCGGCCGCGTTCATCACCAGCGGTATCGGAACGCTGATTCAGATTACCCGCACGAGGATTCGGGGTACGCCGTTCTATATAGGTGCAGGCATTCTGAGTGTCATCGGACCGACTTTCGACATCATACCAATAACGATGAAGTACACGGCGCCACTTTATGCTCGCGGCATTTGTCCTACGAGTGAAAGCGGAACAAAGCTGCCCTGCCCAGACGCGTATGGCAAGCTGATCGGGACGATTCTGGTGTGCGTTTGGATGCAGTTCCTGGTCTCCTTCATTCCCCTCAAGAAGATCTTCCCGCCTATGGTCACGGGAAACCTATTGCTGGTCCTGGGCATTTATCTCGTTACGACTGCCGGAGAATCATGGGGTGGTGGCGCAAGTTGCTTGGACGGCGCAGGGATCTACAGGCTGTGCCCGAACGTGAATGCACCGAAACCATTATTATGGGGCGACCCAAAATTCATCGGTATTGGGTTTTCAGTCTTTGTGACCATCATCTTGATCGAGATAGTCGGCTCGCCACTGATGAAGAGCGCCAGCATCATCTTTGGGTTGGCAGTCGGAAGTGCCATCACGGGCGCTCTTGGATACTGGTCAATTAGCACGATCAATCAGGCTCCCGCTGTCACCTTCCTCTGGACGTCAACCTTCAAGCTCGGAGTCGACGGTACGCTCGTCCTGCCGCTAATGATACTGTTCATATGCGAGGCCATGGTTTGCATGCCATCTATTGCAGCGACCTCCGAGGCATCAGGTGTTGATACGGAAGGTATCAAAGCCAACACTCGCATTCAGGGAGGCATATTATGCGACGCCACAGGCAGCTTGATCGCAGCATTGGGCTTTACTATCCCAATGGTCAGCCATGCTGGCAACAACGGTGTGATCGTCGTCACTAGCAATGCG AGTCGACGTGCGGGCTACTGTGCATCGGTAATCATCATCTTGATGGGCGTCTTCGGCAAGTTTGGTGGTGTTTTTGCAGCAATGCCCTCGGTGGTGCTCGGTGGTATGCAGACATTTCTGTACGCCACTATTGCCATCTCGGGTATGCGTATACTCGCATCGATTCCGTGGACACGCAGGAACAGATTCATCCTGTCCGCTTCATTCGGACTCGGCCTGCTCGATATTGTCACGCCAGAATGGTTCAGCCAGGTGCTAGCATACAGTGGACCGAACGTGCAGCTCATGGGCTTTCTGGAAGGCGTCAATCTCATTGTGGAGACACCATTCATCCTGACAATGCTGGTAGCCGTGCTCCTGAACTTGATCATGCCACGGGACAAGAGGGACAGCTTACCAATTGCGGCGCCTCTCAGTGGGGAGAGCATTAGCAGTAGCGAAGGAGCGGCTCCCAAGCGAGAGGAATGA
- a CDS encoding Serine/threonine-protein kinase HSL1, producing MADRNRRHQPVAAAKKRQPLAEVPSKINTPPISQRHAKIAKHTKANSFSHPSLPHNESLEANGSLAVRSSEQPESPANKRISQISKDERDLKRNSAISTTSTASGRRRKTFIGHWQLGKTIGRGGCSRVRVVRHRYRDQYGAVKIITRSVAESTRAQSLANLIESTRGINAPTTAGYKPIPFGLEREIAVMKLLEHPNIVRLFDVWENRNELYLIMEYVEGGELFHFVDERKGLSEEETVYIFRQIVSALLYCHRLLICHRDLKPENILLNQDDLSVKLIDFGMAALQPEGRKLSTPCGSPHYAAPEVVSSKPYDGKQADVWSCGVILYVMLTGTTPYNYGEDGDIRMLFKDIARAKYYMPPALSLEARDLIKKIFVPDPEKRITMDGVWDHPFLHKYDEQLGLVGVHGTKESAVGVMPKLDQWKVKRIQDIDREILSNMRTLWHSESEQSLVNKLLNNDYNQEKLFYAALVKHREEHLENYYGEADDISYSASDYHHSRMPLTDDAPPMPAKAQRTQSQYSIMNDEHLRQSQSFVGSPPSMSSYDPYRASRDPILDARGEYLNVHVHRNGTTSTRRTTRGHRLRHPHTTRLEMLQQSNRRASAQSATSLPRSGRSRPSLPRSSMSRHSLTSSHLPSSPPVIASMRPSDLHKRGVSFSHIRRISTTSALTGPESSKASTPATPSVPGNLRQRHLKPQAEHRDNANSSPLAHMDQSLKSRKERTAQLEPCIKPRKTDTPHQHMRSEIRKHSAELEKACEEAFFRDSFGSGMTARTSVTDGQSPYDTPPSSVSAATPEIAQIAAKPRLPPRALPELPKKDTPNTYLTRTLEETRKKLEAYKGGGEDYSVKFDEVMKMLENIKPSSTATGDRRVRTAPEPIKNSDQAGWLPIISEESTERSSKDGANWHRSVTDPVNRGKRLQDRTVRMVPPSSSGTVAPLNVRKRSNGSQTSSVEPARHPAVKPSRETLKSKPNLDMSGLTSVDGDTTLMNPSGVRKKRSGWFGRSKKDHGAQDDLPEVSGSPAVKSPGSAESSEFPIRKSRLGGGKKGFSKWIGRMGREKGVDTTVAEAGEFFADTTMMTHHSLDSLFSSLSPSPSSNDNPPQPGPERSWFARFFNIKPAVHVLCFTLPRGKARQELVLLLKEWRQHGVRDLEYPHGTNTINARVDKNNTLEIKPVTFRIELFVVLEHGRKVGLTIARFVQVKGAVSGFRKVIEVADGVMRARGWLVEDEEKWRALCEVVAD from the exons ATGGCAGACCGAAACCGCCGCCACCAACCAGTGGCAGCCGCGAAGAAGAGGCAGCCACTTGCCGAAGTACCCAGCAAGATCAACACGCCACCGATCTCCCAGCGTCACGCAAAGATTGCTAAGCACACCAAGGCCAATTCATTCTCGCATCCGAGCTTGCCTCACAACGAATCTCTCGAGGCCAACGGCAGCCTGGCAGTTCGCAGCAGCGAGCAACCAGAATCACCAGCGAACAAGCGCATCTCACAGATCTCAAAGGATGAACGCGACTTGAAGCGAAACTCCGCCATATCGACTACATCTACAGCATCTGGACGGAGGCGGAAGACCTTCATTGGTCACTGGCAGCTTGGAAAGACCATTGGCAGAGGTGGCTGTTCTCGGGTTCGCGTTGTCCGCCACAGGTACAGGGATCAATATGGAGCCGTGAAAATTATCACGAGGTCCGTCGCAGAGAGCACACGCGCTCAGAGCCTTGCCAACCTCATCGAGAGTACGCGTGGGATAAACGCACCAACGACAGCTGGCTATAAGCCAATCCCCTTCGGATTAGAAAGAGAAATCGCGGTCATGAAGCTGTTAGAGCATCCAAACATCGTCAGGCTTTTCGACGTTTGGGAGAACCGCAACGAGCT GTACTTGATCATGGAATATGTTGAGGGCGGGGAATTGTTCCACTTTGTGGACGAACGAAAAGGCCTGAGCGAGGAAGAGACTGTTTACATCTTTAGGCAGATCGTCTCTGCTCTGCTGTACTGTCATCGGCTCCTCATCTGCCACCGAGACCTTAAGCCCGAGAACATACTACTCAACCAAGACGACTTGAGCGTCAAGCTCATCGACTTTGGCATGGCAGCACTGCAGCCAGAAGGGCGGAAATTGAGCACACCATGTGGCAGTCCACACTACGCTGCACCAGAGGTTGTGAGCAGCAAGCCATACGACGGGAAACAGGCTGATGTCTGGAGCTGCGGCGTCATTCTGTATGTCATGCTGACCGGCACCACACCGTACAACTACGGCGAGGACGGCGACATCCGGATGCTGTTCAAAGACATTGCACGAGCGAAATACTACATGCCTCCTGCCCTCAGTCTGGAGGCGCGGGACCTAATCAAGAAGATCTTCGTTCCGGACCCTGAAAAGCGCATCACCATGGACGGCGTATGGGACCATCCTTTTCTGCACAAGTACGATGAGCAGCTTGGCCTGGTAGGTGTGCACGGCACCAAGGAATCTGCTGTCGGCGTTATGCCGAAGCTTGATCAGTGGAAGGTCAAACGTATCCAGGACATCGACAGAGAAATCTTGAGCAACATGCGCACACTGTGGCACAGCGAGTCTGAACAGAGTCTTGTAAACAAGTTGTTGAACAATGACTACAACCAGGAGAAGCTGTTCTATGCTGCGCTCGTCAAGCATCGAGAGGAGCACCTCGAGAACTACTATGGAGAAGCAGACGACATCAGCTATTCGGCCAGTGACTACCATCACAGTCGGATGCCTCTTACCGACGATGCTCCACCTATGCCGGCCAAGGCACAGCGCACACAATCGCAGTATTCGATCATGAACGATGAGCACCTTCGCCAAAGTCAAAGCTTTGTAGGCTCGCCACCGTCGATGAGCAGCTACGACCCATATCGAGCTTCACGGGACCCCATCTTGGACGCCAGAGGGGAGTACCTCAACGTACATGTGCACCGCAATGGAACGACGAGTACGCGCCGCACAACTCGAGGCCACAGATTGAGGCACCCACACACAACGCGGCTGGAGATGCTACAGCAGAGTAATCGCCGCGCCTCAGCACAATCAGCGACAAGTCTACCACGCTCGGGAAGAAGCAGGCCATCGTTGCCTCGATCATCGATGTCTCGCCACTCATTGACGAGCTCACACTTGCCTAGCAGTCCTCCTGTCATCGCTAGCATGCGTCCTTCAGATCTGCACAAGCGAGGTGTTAGCTTCTCACACATACGTCGAATTTCGACGACTAGTGCCCTGACCGGTCCAGAGTCGTCCAAAGCATCAACTCCCGCGACTCCCAGTGTACCTGGTAACCTTCGACAACGTCATTTGAAGCCACAGGCAGAGCACAGGGACAATGCTAATTCCAGCCCTCTGGCACACATGGATCAGTCTCTCAAGTCTCGAAAGGAGCGAACAGCACAGCTCGAGCCTTGTATCAAGCCTCGCAAGACAGACACACCACATCAACACATGCGGAGCGAGATCAGGAAGCACAGTGCAGAGCTCGAAAAAGCTTGTGAGGAGGCGTTCTTCCGGGACTCATTCGGCTCCGGCATGACTGCTCGCACCTCAGTGACAGACGGGCAATCGCCATATGATACGCCTCCATCGTCCGTGTCTGCTGCTACTCCCGAGATAGCCCAGATCGCGGCGAAACCTCGACTACCGCCACGAGCACTTCCGGAGCTTCCAAAGAAAGACACGCCTAACACGTACTTGACCAGGACTCTTGAGGAAACCCGGAAGAAGCTGGAGGCTTATAAAGGTGGTGGCGAAGACTACAGCGTCAAATTTGACGAAGTTATGAAAATGCTTGAGAACATCAAACCTAGCTCTACCGCCACGGGGGACAGGCGTGTTAGGACCGCTCCTGAACCCATTAAGAATTCGGATCAAGCTGGATGGCTGCCAATCATATCCGAGGAGAGCACTGAGCGAAGCAGTAAGGATGGCGCCAACTGGCATCGCAGCGTTACCGACCCTGTGAACAGAGGCAAGAGACTTCAGGACAGGACTGTGCGCATGGTGCCGCCATCTTCATCAGGAACTGTCGCCCCTCTGAACGTTCGAAAGCGGAGCAACGGAAGCCAGACGAGCAGCGTCGAACCCGCGAGGCATCCAGCAGTCAAGCCTTCCAGGGAGACTTTGAAGAGCAAGCCCAATCTGGATATGTCAGGTCTTACGTCTGTCGACGGTGATACAACCTTAATGAACCCATCTGGGGTTCGCAAAAAGCGTTCTGGATGGTTTGGCAGAAGCAAGAAAGACCACGGAGCACAAGATGATCTACCAGAAGTATCAGGCTCGCCAGCAGTGAAGTCACCTGGCTCTGCTGAATCGAGCGAATTTCCCATCAGAAAGTCACGCCTGGGTGGAGGTAAGAAGGGGTTCTCAAAGTGGATTGGACGCATGGGACGAGAGAAGGGCGTCGATACAACAGTGGCTGAAGCCGGTGAGTTCTTTG CAGACACCACCATGATGACCCATCACTCGCTCGACTCGCTCTTCTCATCCTTGTCGCCGTCACCTTCGAGCAACGACAACCCGCCGCAGCCTGGACCAGAGCGATCGTGGTTTGCACGTTTCTTCAACATCAAGCCGGCAGTGCATGTCTTGTGCTTCACGCTTCCACGTGGCAAGGCCAGGCAGGAGCTCGTCCTCCTGCTCAAGGAGTGGCGACAGCACGGCGTACGAGACCTGGAATACCCTCACGGAACGAACACTATCAATGCCAGAGTTGACAAGAACAACACACTCGAGATCAAGCCTGTGACATTCCGTATCGAGCTCTTCGTTGTGCTCGAACATGGACGGAAGGTGGGCTTGACCATCGCCCGCTTCGTGCAAGTCAAGGGAGCCGTCAGTGGCTTCCGCAAGGTCATCGAGGTTGCTGATGGAGTCATGCGAGCACGTGGATGGCTCGTGGAGGACGAGGAGAAGTGGAGAGCTCTCTGCGAGGTCGTTGCTGACTGA